The nucleotide sequence GCCCGCAGTCAGCTCTCTCAGGTTCATAGCCTGACCGACTATCTGGGCTTCGACACCGATGGTCACTGATCGGGGTTCACCAGGCTTGAAGGGATGAAACCGGCGTCAGGACCATGGCCCTGAACCTCAGGCAGTCGGTTCTGTTGTGGGCGGCGTCGGGGTTGGCACGACCGGCGATTCGCCCCGGGCTTTCTTTTCATCGAAGTACATCCGTGCGACGGCCCACATCCCGATCAGGCTGCCCACGGCGGCACCACCAAAAACATCGCTTGGGTAATGAGACAGGGTGACGATTCGCTGCATGCCGACCAGGGCCGCCAGGATGGCAAAGTACCAGCGGCCGCGTGGATACAGTGCCGAGAGCACGACGGCGAGTCCGACGGCAGTGGCCGTATGTGATGAAGGCATGCTTTGTGACCCGTCCATACGCTGGAAGGTGTCCCACACGGATGTCATCGAGAAATCGAATTGACGGGGGCGCGTTCGGCCCAACGTCAGCTTGAGAATGTTGCTGATCAGGCCCGAACCCAGAGACCCCGCAATGAGGAGTGGAGTCACTTTCCACGCGGTACGATCCAGAACGACGACTGCGATCAGGATCATGGCGACGCCGTACCCATTGCCAAAGACTTCGCAGTTCTCAAAGAACTCGCCCAGGAACCTCGGAACCCCTTTCTTGAAGTACGCCGTGACCGGGAGGTCGATTGCCAGGGCACAGACCGCGGCGATGGCGTAGGCGATTGCGATCCCCCACCGTCGCATTCGCGAATGTTGAGAGGGTGGTGCCGAGAGATCGATTGGTGAAACTGCATCCATGTATTCAGCCGATCCACAAAAACGCGAAGATCTTCTATTCGACCATGCTGCGAGGCCAACGTGGTCACTGCAATAACTGTTCGACTCAATTCACCCCGGACCGTCCTGCCGGGAATTCGATATCCGTCTCTCGCAGGGGCATGATTTGTCGATGCTGGTGTCCCGGTTGTTGACGCTGTTCTGAGATCTTCCTGGCGTGGCGTCGTCAATCAGGTGAGTGACCCAATGCGGTCAGAGTGACTTCTCCAGCACCCAGAGCATCAATCCTTTGGCCAGATGCATCCGATTTTCGGCCTGCTGGAAGACGATGCTCTGTTTGCTGTCGATCACCTCATCCGTTACTTCCAGGCCCCGCTTGGCAGGCAGGCAATGCATGAAGTAGCAGCTCTTGGGGGCGAGCTTCATCAGGTTCTGATTGACCTGATACCCGCCAAAGATTTTCTGCCGTTCTTCCGCTTCGTCTTCTTGTCCCATGCTGGTCCAGACATCGGTGTAGACGATGTCGGCGTCTTTCAGGGCTGATTCAAAGCAGTCGGTCTGGACGACATTCGCTGCAGGAATCTTGTCGACCAGTTCTTTCAACAGGCCTGCTTCCAAACGGTGACTCTCGGGAGCGCAGACAGTGAAGTTCATTCCGCACAGGGCGGCAGCAATCGCCAGTGAATTCGCGACGTTGTTACCGTCACCTACGAACACGCACTTTCGACCGCGCACATCACCCAGGACTTCCTGCATGGTGAAGAGGTCTGTCAAAGCCTGACAGGGGTGACGCTCATCCGACAGGCCGTTGATAACGGCCACACCGGAATGTTTGATGAAGTCGTCAATCAACTGCTGGGAAAACGTTCTCAGCGTGATGACGTCCGAATATCCCCCGATCACGCGCGCGACATCTTCGACCGATTCACGTCCACCCAGTCCTGCGTCTTCGGCTTTAAGGAAGATGCTGGCCCCACCCAACTGCATCATCGCTGCGTCGAAGCTAAGCCTCGTTCTGAGAGACGGCTTCTCGAAGATCTGGGTCATGACATACCCGGATAAGATCTGCGGCCGGTCTCCGGCACGCAGTCGAGTTTTCAGCGAGCGGACCAATTCGAAGATACTTTCCACATCGGAAGGCATCAGGTCCATGAGTGAGTTCAAATGACGCATGACAAGTTGTTTTCCAAGCCGTTTGGCAGTATTAGTTCCTGGCGTCGCAAAGGCACTGCGGATCGTGTTAAACGAACTACGTCAAATCAATAGTTCCATCAATAACGGTCTGAATCGGGCGACGAGAGTGCGATCGTCGCGACAAACATGGCCGGCGCTGAGGCGACACCCGGAGGTAGAGTGTCACTACTCAGGGCTGCGAGACGTGGATGCCTCTTCAGCCATCTGCTTCAGCACTTCTGTGATGACTTTGCACCCTTCGTCCACCTGCGCGGGCGAAATGTTCAATGCGGGCAGCAGCCTGACGACGGTATCGTGAGTCGCGTTGATCAAGACCCCTCGCTCCATACACTTGGCAACAGCGGGAGTCGCGGGAATGTTGAGTTCGACCCCGATCATCATGCCTCGCGATCGCACTTCGTGAATGATCGGCAATGTCCCCTTCAGCTCTGTGAAGTGCTGGTGGAACCGGTTCGACATTTCGCGGCAATGTGCGAGCAAGCCCTCTTCTTCGATTGTCTGCATGGTCGCGATTCCGGCAGCCATGGCGAGCGGGTTGCCTCCGAAGGTGCTGGCATGCATGCCGGGCCGCAGACTGGGAGCAATGTGGTCCTGGCAGACGAATGCTCCGCAGGCAACGCCTGCCGCCAGTCCTTTCGCGAGCGTCATGATGTCGGGCTGGACGCCGTGGTGCTGATAACCGAACCAGTGTCCGGTACGGCCCATGCCGGTCTGGACTTCGTCGAAGATCAGCAGCATGTTCCGTTCGTCACAGAGCTGTCTGAGTCCCTTGAGGAACTCTTCCGTGGCGATGTTCACGCCCCCTTCCCCCTGGACGGGTTCCAGCAGGACGGCACAGGTTTCATCATCGGCCAGCGCCTTGACGGCATCCAGATCGTTGTACGGAGCGTAGCGGAAGCCGGGCAGCAGAGGGCCGAGACCTTCATGATACTTGGGCTGGGCTGTGGCCGTGACGGAGCCGAAGGTTCGGCCGTGGAACCCGTTCTCAAACGAGATCACACGGAACTTCTGAGTCCCCCCCGACGGGTTGGCGAAGTGCAGTCGAGCCAGCTTGATGGCCCCTTCGTTCGCTTCAGTGCCACTGTTGGCAAAGAAGACTTTGCCGAAGCTGCGAGTCACGATGGATTCCGCGAAATCTCCCTGGGCTTCGGTGAACCAGGTGTTCGGGATGTGGATCAGGTGCTCGACCTGTCGCTGAATGGCTTTGACGACCTTTGGCGGGCTGTGTCCCAGGATGTTGCAACCCCAGCCGGGAAAGAGATCGAGGTATTTCTTGCCTTCCGCATCCCAGACGTAGCTTCCCTCGCCGTGGACGAGACAGACCGGGTAACGCCGGTAGTTGGGAATGACATATTTGGCAAATTGATCGATCGTTTTCTGACTGGAACGGGTTGCAGCAGGATGCATAGGATTTCTGAGCTTTCGCAACTAAAGGACGATCTCGGTCCCGATTCCCTCGTTTGAGTAAATCTCGAGTAAAACGGAGTGAGGAATTCTGGCATCGATGATGTGGACTTTTTGAACGCCCGCTTCGAGGGCTTCCAGGGCCGCTTCGACTTTGGGAACCATCCCGGCGTCGATAATGCCTTCGCGAATCAATTCACGACATCGGGCGGCGGTCAGATGCGACTGCAGCGTCGACGGATCTTT is from Schlesneria sp. DSM 10557 and encodes:
- a CDS encoding phosphatase PAP2 family protein is translated as MDAVSPIDLSAPPSQHSRMRRWGIAIAYAIAAVCALAIDLPVTAYFKKGVPRFLGEFFENCEVFGNGYGVAMILIAVVVLDRTAWKVTPLLIAGSLGSGLISNILKLTLGRTRPRQFDFSMTSVWDTFQRMDGSQSMPSSHTATAVGLAVVLSALYPRGRWYFAILAALVGMQRIVTLSHYPSDVFGGAAVGSLIGMWAVARMYFDEKKARGESPVVPTPTPPTTEPTA
- the argF gene encoding ornithine carbamoyltransferase; this encodes MRHLNSLMDLMPSDVESIFELVRSLKTRLRAGDRPQILSGYVMTQIFEKPSLRTRLSFDAAMMQLGGASIFLKAEDAGLGGRESVEDVARVIGGYSDVITLRTFSQQLIDDFIKHSGVAVINGLSDERHPCQALTDLFTMQEVLGDVRGRKCVFVGDGNNVANSLAIAAALCGMNFTVCAPESHRLEAGLLKELVDKIPAANVVQTDCFESALKDADIVYTDVWTSMGQEDEAEERQKIFGGYQVNQNLMKLAPKSCYFMHCLPAKRGLEVTDEVIDSKQSIVFQQAENRMHLAKGLMLWVLEKSL
- a CDS encoding aspartate aminotransferase family protein, yielding MHPAATRSSQKTIDQFAKYVIPNYRRYPVCLVHGEGSYVWDAEGKKYLDLFPGWGCNILGHSPPKVVKAIQRQVEHLIHIPNTWFTEAQGDFAESIVTRSFGKVFFANSGTEANEGAIKLARLHFANPSGGTQKFRVISFENGFHGRTFGSVTATAQPKYHEGLGPLLPGFRYAPYNDLDAVKALADDETCAVLLEPVQGEGGVNIATEEFLKGLRQLCDERNMLLIFDEVQTGMGRTGHWFGYQHHGVQPDIMTLAKGLAAGVACGAFVCQDHIAPSLRPGMHASTFGGNPLAMAAGIATMQTIEEEGLLAHCREMSNRFHQHFTELKGTLPIIHEVRSRGMMIGVELNIPATPAVAKCMERGVLINATHDTVVRLLPALNISPAQVDEGCKVITEVLKQMAEEASTSRSPE